In a genomic window of Streptomyces sp. SJL17-4:
- a CDS encoding pentapeptide repeat-containing protein: MPETRESALRGDCANCFGLCCVALPFAKSADFAVNKAPGEPCRNLQEDFRCGIHTRLRTSGFQGCTVYDCFGAGQQVSQVTFGGVSWREAPETASRMYDVFYVMRQLHELLRYLTEALARPAARPVHAELRTALARVEALTGGSADDLEKLRVPDVRAEVNQLLLRTSELVRATAGGKPKSRRGADLIGKRLRGAKLRGTDLRGALLIAADLTGADLSLTDLIGADLRDADLSGADLTGALFLTQPQLNAARGNAATRLPEGFERPAHWAS, from the coding sequence GTGCCCGAGACCCGGGAATCCGCCCTGCGCGGCGACTGTGCCAACTGCTTCGGCCTGTGCTGCGTGGCGCTGCCCTTCGCGAAGTCGGCCGACTTCGCCGTGAACAAGGCGCCGGGCGAGCCCTGCCGGAACCTCCAGGAGGACTTCCGCTGCGGCATCCACACCCGGCTGCGGACGAGCGGCTTCCAGGGCTGCACGGTGTACGACTGCTTCGGCGCCGGCCAGCAGGTCTCCCAGGTGACCTTCGGCGGTGTGTCCTGGCGCGAGGCGCCGGAGACCGCGAGCCGGATGTACGACGTGTTCTACGTGATGCGCCAGCTCCACGAGCTGCTGCGCTACCTCACGGAGGCGCTGGCCCGCCCGGCGGCCCGTCCCGTCCACGCCGAGCTGCGGACGGCGCTCGCCCGGGTCGAGGCGCTCACCGGGGGCTCGGCGGACGACCTGGAGAAGCTGAGGGTGCCGGACGTGCGCGCCGAGGTGAACCAGCTGCTCCTGCGGACGAGCGAGCTCGTCCGCGCCACGGCCGGCGGGAAGCCGAAGAGCCGGCGCGGGGCGGACCTGATCGGCAAGAGGCTGCGCGGGGCGAAGCTGCGCGGCACGGACCTGCGCGGGGCGCTCCTGATCGCCGCCGATCTGACGGGTGCCGATCTGTCGCTGACGGATCTGATCGGCGCGGACCTGCGGGACGCCGATCTGTCGGGTGCGGACCTGACCGGCGCCCTCTTCCTGACGCAGCCCCAGCTGAACGCGGCGCGCGGGAACGCCGCGACCCGCCTTCCGGAGGGTTTCGAGCGCCCCGCGCACTGGGCGTCCTGA
- a CDS encoding serine/threonine-protein kinase, producing MSGQQSGRAGGAGEVFQPLAADDPTTVAGYRLAARLGAGGMGKVYLSYTPGGRPVAIKLIRPEFGEDAEFRRRFAQEVRSAQRVQGLFTAPVIDADPEGAQPWLATAYVPGPSLADAVVSHGALPVETVLLLVAGMAEALHVIHGAGIVHRDLKPSNVLLAADGPRVIDFGIAHAADATSLTGSGVTIGTPSFMAPEQAAGRKVTAATDVFALGQVAAYASTGVPAFGEGTSHGVLYRIVHEEPDLSAVPERLSELVTRCLAKDPEARPSLAEIIQLCQAANAATVLRRPEDWLPGAVSADITARAAAPAPVQTPPPPTTAPTTAPTGGYTPTAPAGPSAPAAAYSPTAPSTPAPSTSAPPAAPPGAYGPSAGHRATPPPGPYSTPPPHAAPTHAGPAHTAPTHAAPGHVYPPTPTPGPYPPSSYPHPGAPGGPMSTPPGARRGSAKKGLLVAVAAVVAFGAVGGVTAYTLLKDKEQTKASDNDKPSGTGGPTASGTTGTTGTPETTGTGGTSGTPSAKPPTASAAAPADFKNINLTAGYHLTLGDEVVRPQDGEDGGYELSYDTGGYLDSESSGGTMVLLDPGQVGSLDVCRAETRFTQDVYVNKLSQGRQLCVTTGTGHIGLVTVKGISPEDSPSTYMTLDVTVWRNAASTS from the coding sequence ATGAGTGGTCAGCAGTCGGGACGAGCGGGCGGCGCGGGCGAGGTCTTCCAGCCGCTCGCGGCGGACGATCCCACCACGGTCGCGGGATACCGGCTCGCCGCACGGCTGGGAGCGGGCGGCATGGGCAAGGTGTACCTGTCGTACACCCCCGGGGGCCGGCCCGTCGCCATCAAGCTGATCCGCCCCGAGTTCGGCGAGGACGCGGAGTTCCGCCGCCGCTTCGCGCAGGAGGTGCGCTCCGCGCAGCGCGTCCAGGGGCTCTTCACCGCGCCCGTGATCGACGCCGACCCCGAGGGGGCGCAGCCCTGGCTGGCGACCGCCTACGTCCCCGGCCCCTCGCTCGCCGACGCGGTCGTCTCCCACGGCGCACTGCCCGTGGAGACGGTGCTGCTGCTCGTCGCGGGCATGGCCGAGGCCCTGCACGTCATCCACGGCGCCGGGATCGTGCACCGCGACCTCAAGCCGTCCAACGTGCTGCTCGCCGCCGACGGGCCCCGCGTCATCGACTTCGGCATCGCCCACGCGGCCGACGCGACCTCGCTCACCGGCAGCGGGGTCACCATCGGCACCCCGTCGTTCATGGCGCCCGAGCAGGCCGCGGGACGCAAGGTGACCGCGGCCACCGACGTCTTCGCGCTCGGACAGGTCGCGGCGTACGCGTCGACGGGGGTCCCGGCGTTCGGCGAGGGGACCTCGCACGGCGTCCTCTACCGGATCGTGCACGAGGAGCCCGACCTCAGCGCGGTGCCGGAGCGCCTGAGCGAGCTGGTCACCCGGTGCCTCGCGAAGGACCCCGAGGCACGGCCGTCGCTCGCCGAGATCATCCAGCTCTGCCAGGCGGCGAACGCGGCGACGGTGCTCCGCAGGCCCGAGGACTGGCTGCCCGGGGCGGTCTCCGCCGACATCACGGCCCGCGCGGCTGCTCCGGCGCCCGTCCAGACGCCGCCGCCCCCGACGACCGCGCCCACGACCGCGCCCACGGGCGGCTACACGCCCACCGCTCCGGCCGGACCGTCCGCGCCCGCCGCTGCCTACTCGCCGACCGCCCCGTCGACGCCGGCCCCGTCGACCTCGGCTCCGCCGGCCGCCCCGCCGGGCGCGTATGGGCCGTCCGCCGGACACCGGGCGACGCCGCCGCCCGGGCCGTACAGCACGCCCCCGCCGCACGCGGCGCCGACCCACGCGGGACCGGCGCACACCGCACCGACCCATGCGGCACCCGGCCACGTCTACCCGCCGACGCCGACGCCGGGGCCGTACCCGCCGTCCTCGTACCCGCACCCCGGAGCCCCGGGCGGGCCGATGTCCACGCCGCCCGGCGCGCGGCGCGGCTCGGCCAAGAAGGGGCTGCTCGTCGCCGTGGCCGCCGTGGTCGCCTTCGGGGCCGTGGGCGGTGTCACCGCCTACACGCTCCTGAAGGACAAGGAGCAGACGAAGGCGTCGGACAACGACAAGCCGAGCGGTACGGGAGGCCCGACGGCTTCGGGAACCACCGGAACCACCGGAACCCCGGAAACCACCGGCACCGGTGGAACCAGCGGCACGCCGAGCGCGAAGCCCCCCACGGCGTCCGCCGCGGCGCCCGCCGACTTCAAGAACATCAACCTCACCGCCGGCTACCACCTGACCCTCGGGGACGAGGTCGTAAGGCCCCAGGACGGCGAGGACGGCGGGTACGAACTCTCCTACGACACCGGCGGTTACCTCGACTCCGAGAGCAGCGGCGGAACCATGGTGCTCCTCGACCCGGGGCAGGTGGGTTCGCTCGACGTGTGCCGCGCGGAAACCCGGTTCACCCAGGACGTCTACGTGAACAAGCTGTCCCAGGGCCGCCAGCTCTGCGTCACGACAGGGACCGGCCACATCGGCCTCGTCACCGTGAAGGGCATCTCACCGGAGGACTCGCCCAGCACCTACATGACGCTCGACGTGACGGTCTGGCGCAACGCGGCCTCCACGTCGTAG
- the paaK gene encoding phenylacetate--CoA ligase PaaK translates to MTELLDSGERLGREELAALQLERLRASLRHAYENVDFYRRSFDAAGVTPDDCRTLADLARFPFTAKTDLRDHYPFGMFAVDQSRIRRIHASSGTTGRPTVVGYTDGDLDMWADVVARSLRAAGARPGHKVHVAYGYGLFTGGLGAHYGAERLGCTVIPASGGMTARQVQLIQDFRPEIILVTPSYMLTLLDEFERQGVDPRSTSLKVGVFGAEPWTEAMRKEIEEAFAIDAVDIYGLSEVIGPGVAQECVETKDGLHIWEDHFYPEIVDPFTGEVLPDGEEGELVFTSLTKEAMPIVRYRTRDLTRLLPGTARVFRRMEKVTGRSDDMIILRGVNLFPTQIEEIVLRTPAVAPHSQLRLTREGRLDALTVRAEARAGATGEQRAEAARTIAAAVKDGIGVSVAVEVVDPETLERSVGKIKRIVDLRKTS, encoded by the coding sequence ATGACGGAACTGCTGGACAGCGGCGAACGGCTCGGACGCGAGGAGCTGGCGGCCCTCCAGCTGGAGCGGCTGCGGGCGAGCCTGCGCCACGCGTACGAGAACGTGGACTTCTACCGGCGCTCCTTCGACGCGGCCGGGGTGACCCCGGACGACTGCCGTACGCTCGCGGACCTGGCCCGCTTCCCCTTCACCGCCAAGACGGACCTGCGCGACCACTACCCCTTCGGCATGTTCGCCGTCGACCAGTCCCGGATCCGGCGCATCCACGCCTCCAGCGGCACCACGGGCCGGCCGACCGTCGTCGGCTACACCGACGGCGACCTCGACATGTGGGCGGACGTGGTCGCCCGCTCGTTGCGCGCCGCCGGGGCGCGCCCCGGGCACAAGGTGCATGTGGCGTACGGATACGGCCTGTTCACGGGCGGACTCGGCGCGCACTACGGCGCGGAGCGGCTCGGGTGCACCGTGATCCCCGCGTCGGGGGGCATGACGGCCCGGCAGGTGCAGCTCATCCAGGACTTCCGCCCCGAGATCATCCTGGTGACCCCCTCGTACATGCTGACGCTGCTCGACGAGTTCGAGCGGCAGGGCGTGGACCCGCGGTCGACCTCCCTGAAGGTGGGCGTCTTCGGCGCCGAGCCGTGGACGGAGGCGATGCGGAAGGAGATCGAGGAGGCCTTCGCGATCGACGCGGTCGACATATACGGCCTGTCGGAGGTGATCGGCCCCGGTGTGGCGCAGGAGTGCGTGGAGACCAAGGACGGCCTGCACATCTGGGAGGACCACTTCTACCCGGAGATCGTGGACCCGTTCACGGGCGAGGTGCTGCCGGACGGGGAGGAGGGGGAGCTCGTCTTCACCTCGCTCACCAAGGAGGCCATGCCGATCGTCCGCTACCGGACGCGCGATCTGACCCGTCTGCTGCCGGGGACCGCGCGGGTGTTCCGGCGGATGGAGAAGGTCACGGGGCGCAGCGACGACATGATCATCCTGCGTGGGGTGAACCTCTTCCCCACCCAGATCGAGGAGATCGTGCTCCGCACCCCGGCCGTGGCCCCGCATTCCCAGCTCCGGCTGACCCGGGAGGGCCGGCTCGACGCACTGACCGTACGGGCCGAGGCCCGCGCGGGCGCGACGGGCGAGCAGCGCGCGGAGGCGGCTCGGACGATCGCGGCGGCGGTCAAGGACGGGATCGGGGTCTCGGTCGCGGTCGAGGTGGTCGACCCGGAGACCCTGGAGCGCTCGGTGGGCAAGATCAAGCGGATCGTGGACCTGCGGAAGACGTCCTGA
- a CDS encoding cupin domain-containing protein, producing MTATAIGPGGGLIVPPGHGKTLTTAAQHVTFKVTGEHTRTASTFEVVVPPGFDVGAHAHGHSEELFYVLEGELDVLAFEPLVRTKDSWREWESASGQRAVRATAGTLILVPPGCPHAFANPTGDPVRMLFQASPPPDHERYFEELMDILGSGGEVDHGAIEALRIRYDIDQITPLRHDADRIRGAEAPAGNPVARP from the coding sequence GTGACAGCCACCGCGATCGGACCGGGCGGCGGCCTCATCGTGCCGCCCGGCCACGGAAAGACCCTGACCACCGCCGCCCAGCACGTCACCTTCAAGGTCACCGGCGAGCACACCCGTACCGCTTCCACGTTCGAGGTCGTCGTCCCGCCCGGCTTCGACGTCGGCGCCCACGCCCACGGGCACAGCGAGGAACTCTTCTACGTCCTGGAGGGCGAACTCGACGTCCTCGCCTTCGAACCGCTCGTCCGCACCAAGGACAGCTGGCGGGAATGGGAGTCCGCCTCGGGACAGCGGGCCGTGCGCGCGACCGCCGGCACCCTCATCCTGGTGCCGCCGGGCTGCCCGCACGCCTTCGCCAACCCCACCGGCGACCCCGTCCGCATGCTCTTCCAAGCCTCGCCCCCGCCCGACCACGAGCGGTACTTCGAGGAACTCATGGACATCCTCGGCTCGGGCGGCGAGGTCGACCACGGGGCCATCGAAGCGCTCCGCATCCGCTACGACATCGACCAGATCACCCCGCTCCGGCACGACGCCGACCGGATCCGGGGAGCCGAGGCCCCGGCCGGTAATCCTGTTGCCCGGCCCTGA
- a CDS encoding GNAT family N-acetyltransferase: MEPQHLRDLYDRQLRRDARPDGPGCRIERVGDVVRQTGPAHAWNGVLWSGLDAAAADRAIAGQIDHYRAEGLSFEWKLYAHDTPADLGDRLIAAGFTAEDPETLMAAEAAALPHDVPLPAGVELRAVTDESGVRQVAEVHERAFGTDSTHLERQLLDRLAADPDTVTAVVALADGEPVSAARLELCPGTDFAGLWGGGTVEAWRGRGLYRALVAHRARIAAEHGHRYVQVDAADTSRPILQRLGFRTLSTTTPHTYGG; this comes from the coding sequence ATGGAACCCCAGCACCTCCGTGACCTGTACGACCGTCAGCTCCGCCGCGACGCCCGCCCCGACGGGCCCGGTTGCCGCATCGAGCGCGTCGGCGACGTCGTCCGCCAGACCGGACCCGCGCACGCCTGGAACGGCGTCCTCTGGTCCGGTCTCGACGCCGCGGCCGCCGACCGCGCCATCGCCGGGCAGATCGACCACTACCGCGCCGAAGGCCTGTCCTTCGAGTGGAAGCTGTACGCCCACGACACCCCCGCCGACCTCGGCGACCGGCTGATCGCCGCGGGCTTCACCGCCGAGGACCCCGAGACCCTGATGGCCGCCGAGGCCGCCGCGCTGCCCCACGACGTACCGCTGCCCGCGGGCGTCGAACTCCGCGCCGTCACCGACGAGTCGGGGGTGCGCCAGGTGGCCGAGGTCCACGAACGCGCCTTCGGCACCGACAGCACCCACCTCGAACGCCAGCTCCTGGACCGGCTCGCAGCCGACCCCGACACCGTCACCGCCGTCGTCGCCCTCGCCGACGGCGAACCCGTCAGCGCCGCCCGCCTCGAACTCTGCCCCGGAACCGACTTCGCGGGCCTCTGGGGCGGCGGCACCGTCGAGGCCTGGCGAGGCCGCGGCCTCTACCGCGCACTCGTCGCCCACCGCGCGCGCATCGCGGCCGAACACGGCCACCGCTACGTCCAGGTCGACGCGGCCGACACGAGCCGCCCCATCCTCCAACGCCTCGGATTCCGCACGCTTTCCACCACGACCCCCCACACATACGGCGGGTAG
- a CDS encoding cytochrome P450: MTTTTTNDADTPQIHFWAVPDLTGLDFDPLLAKLLHEDPVTRVRLPHGEGHAWLVTRYEDVKFVSVDPRFSRQAVWGRSITRVAPHFIPMEGAVGFADPPDHTRMRRVVARAFSARALRTLRDHAQDVMDRLLDRVEEHGAPADLMELVNRPFPLAMVSELMGVPEGDQPLMARWSDTIISAAAGREASEQAKADMGRYFTELIGRNHGTGKETLAAVLADAVDDDTLTEHEAVGLAVLIQIGGAHAVRNNSANMVYALLTHPEHLARLRAEPELVPQAVDELLRYIPHRNAVGLSRIALEDVEVGGVTIPSGDPVYVSYLTANRDPAVFPDPERLDFDRGYNPHVAFGHGPHYCPGSALARIESEILVDSLWTRFPDLRLAVPEDQLRWQRGALIRGPETLPVTW, translated from the coding sequence GTGACCACCACCACGACCAACGACGCCGACACTCCCCAGATCCACTTCTGGGCCGTCCCCGACCTCACCGGCCTCGACTTCGACCCGCTGCTCGCGAAACTGCTGCACGAGGACCCCGTCACCCGGGTCCGGCTGCCCCACGGCGAAGGCCACGCCTGGCTCGTCACCCGGTACGAGGACGTCAAGTTCGTCTCCGTCGACCCCCGCTTCAGCCGCCAGGCCGTCTGGGGCCGATCCATCACCCGGGTCGCCCCCCACTTCATCCCGATGGAGGGCGCCGTCGGCTTCGCCGACCCGCCGGACCACACCCGGATGCGCCGGGTCGTCGCCCGCGCCTTCAGCGCCCGCGCCCTGCGCACCCTGCGCGACCACGCCCAGGACGTCATGGACCGGCTCCTCGACCGGGTCGAGGAGCACGGCGCCCCCGCGGACCTGATGGAACTCGTCAACCGGCCCTTCCCGCTCGCCATGGTCAGCGAACTCATGGGCGTACCCGAGGGCGACCAGCCGCTGATGGCCCGCTGGTCCGACACCATCATCTCCGCCGCCGCCGGCCGGGAGGCCAGCGAGCAGGCCAAGGCCGACATGGGCCGCTACTTCACCGAACTCATCGGCCGCAACCACGGCACCGGCAAGGAGACCCTCGCCGCCGTCCTCGCCGACGCCGTCGACGACGACACCCTCACCGAGCACGAGGCCGTCGGACTCGCCGTCCTCATCCAGATCGGCGGCGCCCACGCCGTCCGCAACAACAGCGCCAACATGGTGTACGCGCTGCTCACCCACCCCGAGCACCTCGCCCGGCTGCGCGCGGAGCCCGAGCTCGTCCCGCAGGCCGTCGACGAGCTCCTCCGCTACATCCCGCACCGCAACGCCGTCGGCCTCTCCCGGATCGCCCTGGAGGACGTCGAGGTCGGCGGGGTCACCATCCCGTCCGGCGACCCGGTCTACGTCTCCTACCTGACGGCCAACCGCGACCCCGCCGTCTTCCCCGACCCCGAACGCCTCGACTTCGACCGCGGCTACAACCCGCACGTGGCCTTCGGACACGGCCCCCACTACTGCCCCGGCTCCGCGCTGGCCCGCATCGAGTCCGAGATCCTCGTCGACTCCCTGTGGACCCGCTTCCCGGACCTGCGGCTCGCCGTCCCCGAGGACCAGCTCCGCTGGCAGCGCGGAGCCCTCATCCGCGGCCCCGAGACCCTCCCGGTCACCTGGTGA
- a CDS encoding alpha/beta hydrolase — protein MPTFTSYDGTELAYRIEGEGEPLVCLAGGPLRDAAYLGDLGGLTAHRTLVLLDARGTGASAEPADPGTYRCDRQLGDVEALRVHLGLERIDLLGHSAAGNLATLYAAAHPERIRSLVLVTSASRALGVGTTDEEWDKALEVFADRPWYARARAALDSIGPNTPLTGVREIVAPFAYGRWDAASQEHAAREAEQMNWEAAPAYHGEGAYTPEATRRAITALTAPVLVLAGEYDAGPTPAKAAEAAALFPDAELVVLPGAGHFPWVDDAEAFVRTLAAFLDPEVRTVTVDGVRLAYRVRGSEDAPPVVLVHGRGENSTTWTRIAAELAADHRVYAVDLRGHGLSDRPGTYGFDTFRDELGGFLKALGLAGATVVAHSMGGGAACLLAAREPDLIGRLVLEDVPVFFPLDPPRPPADRPEGPLGFDWEIVPSTNAQLNAPDPAWREELPAITAPTLLVAGGPTSHVRQDQLAWLADRIPDARLVTVGVGHLVHTDAPEEFLAELREFGL, from the coding sequence ATGCCGACATTCACCTCGTACGACGGAACCGAACTCGCCTACCGGATCGAAGGGGAGGGCGAACCCCTGGTGTGCCTCGCGGGCGGGCCGCTGCGTGACGCCGCCTACCTCGGTGACCTGGGCGGACTCACCGCGCACCGGACCCTGGTCCTGCTGGACGCACGGGGGACCGGGGCGAGCGCCGAGCCCGCCGACCCCGGCACGTACCGCTGCGACCGGCAGCTCGGCGACGTCGAGGCGCTCCGCGTCCACCTCGGCCTGGAGCGGATCGACCTGCTCGGCCACTCGGCGGCCGGCAACCTGGCCACCCTGTACGCCGCCGCCCACCCCGAGCGGATCCGCTCCCTCGTCCTCGTCACCTCCGCGAGTCGCGCGCTCGGCGTCGGCACCACCGACGAGGAGTGGGACAAGGCGCTCGAGGTCTTCGCCGACCGGCCCTGGTACGCGCGGGCCAGGGCCGCGCTCGACTCGATCGGTCCGAACACCCCGCTGACCGGTGTCCGCGAGATCGTCGCGCCCTTCGCGTACGGCCGCTGGGACGCGGCCTCCCAGGAACACGCGGCCCGTGAGGCCGAGCAGATGAACTGGGAGGCCGCCCCCGCCTACCACGGCGAGGGCGCGTACACCCCGGAGGCGACCCGTCGCGCGATCACCGCGCTCACGGCGCCGGTCCTCGTCCTGGCGGGGGAGTACGACGCCGGCCCCACCCCGGCCAAGGCCGCCGAGGCCGCCGCCCTCTTCCCGGACGCCGAGCTGGTCGTCCTGCCGGGCGCCGGACACTTCCCGTGGGTGGACGACGCGGAGGCGTTCGTCCGCACCCTCGCCGCGTTCCTCGACCCGGAGGTCCGTACCGTCACGGTGGACGGCGTCCGCCTCGCCTACCGGGTACGGGGCTCCGAGGACGCCCCGCCCGTCGTCCTGGTCCACGGGCGGGGCGAGAACAGCACCACCTGGACGCGGATAGCGGCGGAGCTCGCCGCCGACCACCGGGTGTACGCGGTCGACCTGCGCGGCCACGGACTCAGCGACCGGCCCGGCACCTACGGCTTCGACACCTTCCGCGACGAACTCGGCGGCTTCCTCAAGGCCCTCGGCCTCGCCGGCGCCACCGTCGTCGCCCACTCGATGGGCGGCGGGGCCGCCTGTCTCCTCGCGGCCCGGGAACCGGACCTCATCGGGCGGCTCGTCCTGGAGGACGTCCCCGTGTTCTTCCCGCTCGATCCGCCGCGCCCCCCGGCCGACCGCCCCGAGGGTCCGCTCGGCTTCGACTGGGAGATCGTCCCGTCCACCAACGCCCAGCTGAACGCCCCCGACCCCGCCTGGCGCGAGGAACTCCCCGCCATCACGGCCCCGACCCTTCTCGTGGCGGGCGGCCCGACCAGCCATGTCCGCCAGGACCAGCTGGCCTGGCTGGCCGACCGCATCCCCGACGCCCGGCTCGTCACCGTCGGGGTGGGGCACCTCGTCCACACGGACGCCCCGGAGGAGTTCCTCGCCGAACTGCGGGAGTTCGGACTCTAG